From one Xiphias gladius isolate SHS-SW01 ecotype Sanya breed wild chromosome 12, ASM1685928v1, whole genome shotgun sequence genomic stretch:
- the mtm1 gene encoding myotubularin isoform X2, with protein sequence MELLADVCLLPGEDRIIDKDIIYICPFSGAVKGKVLITNYRLYFKSSDNDVAVTLDIPLGAISRVEKMGGASSRGENSYGLDITCKDMRNLRFALKQEGHSRRDIFELLFRHAFPLSHGLPFFAYVTQEKYEENGWNVYKPIEEFRRQGLPNNKWRITFINKNYELCDTYPTVLTVPFKSKEEDLRRVAAFRSRGRIPVLSWIHRENRAVIVRCSQPLVGMSGKRNKDDERYLDLIREANDTTKLTIYDARPNVNAVANKATGGGYEGDEYQNTELIFLDIQNIHVMRESLKKLKDIVYPNVEESHWLSSLESTHWLEHVKLVLSGAIQVADKVSSGNSVVVHCSDGWDRTAQLTSLAMLMLDSHYRTLRGFQVLIEKEWISFGHKFASRIGHGDKNHADQDRSPIFVQFIDCVWQMTKQFPTAFEFNERLLLTILDHLYSCRFGTFLYNCESARDQHDVRSKTVSMWSLVNSKMDIYLNPFYTPESGRVLYPVASMRHLELWVTYYIRWNPRIRQQQSPVEQRYKELLALRDEYLKKLEELQLSDSTPSTHLANSPIPIPSTAPTPSTPSQQYTHLHTPF encoded by the exons ATAAAGACATCATCTACATCTGTCCATTCAGTGGTGCTGTGAAAGGCAAAGTGTTGATCACCAACTATAGACTCTACTTCAAGAGCTCAGATAAT GATGTGGCAGTGACGCTGGACATTCCTTTGGGTGCCATTAGTCGGGTCGAGAAGATGGGTGGAGCTTCAAGCAGAGGTGAAAACTCCTACGGCCTGGATATCACctgcaag GACATGAGAAATTTGAGGTTTGCTTTGAAGCAGGAGGGCCACAGCAGACGAGATATCTTTGAGCTCCTCTTCAGACATGCTTTCCCCCTCTCACATGGTCTG CCCTTCTTTGCATATGTGACTCAAGAGAAGTACGAGGAGAATGGTTGGAATGTCTACAAACCCATAGAGGAGTTCAGACGCCAG GGGTTACCTAATAACAAGTGGCGTATTACATTCATCAATAAGAACTATGAGCTGTGTGACACCTACCCCACTGTATTGACTGTACCCTTTAAAAGTAAAGAGGAGGACCTCAGAAGAGTGGCTGCCTTCAGGTCAAGAGGACGGATACCG GTTCTATCATGGATCCACAGAGAGAACCGGGCAGTGATTGTCCGCTGCAGTCAGCCTCTGGTTGGCATGTCTGGCAAAAGGAACAAGGATGACGAGCGCTACCTGGACCTGATCAGGGAGGCAAACGACACTACCAAGCTCACCATATATGACGCCAGGCCCAACGTCAACGCAGTGGCCAACAAG GCCACTGGAGGAGGCTACGAGGGTGATGAGTACCAAAACACAGAACTCATCTTCTTGGACATCCAGAATATCCACGTCATGAGAGAATCCCTGAAGAAACTCAAAGACATCGTCTACCCCAATGTGGAGGAATCACACTGGCTGTCCAGTCTAGAGTCTACACACTGGCTAGAACATGTTAAG CTGGTGTTGTCAGGAGCCATCCAAGTAGCAGACAAGGTTTCCAGCGGAAACTCAGTGGTGGTTCACTGTAGTGATGGCTGGGACCGAACTGCTCAGCTCACATCTCTGGCCATGCTGATGCTGGACAGTCACTACCGCACACTCAGAGGATTCCAG GTGCTGATTGAGAAGGAATGGATCAGCTTTGGGCACAAATTTGCCTCA AGGATAGGTCATGGTGACAAGAACCATGCAGATCAGGACAGATCACCCATCTTTGTTCAGTTCATTGACTGTGTATGGCAGATGACTAAGCAG TTTCCTACAGCCTTTGAGTTTAATGAGCGCCTCCTGCTTACAATCCTGGATCATCTCTACAGCTGTCGCTTTGGGACTTTCCTCTACAACTGTGAGAGTGCACGAGACCAGCAT GACGTGAGGTCAAAGACAGTGTCTATGTGGTCTCTGGTCAACAGTAAGatggacatttatttaaacCCCTTCTACACCCCTGAGTCTGGCAGGGTCCTCTACCCTGTTGCCAGCATGCGTCACCTAGAGCTGTGGGTAACATACTACATCCGCTGGAACCCACGCATACGACAACAG CAGAGTCCTGTGGAGCAGCGCTACAAGGAGCTGTTGGCCCTAAGAGACGAGTACTTGAAGAAGCTGGAGGAGTTGCAGCTGTCTGACTCCACTCCTTCCACTCATCTGGCTAACAGCCCTATCCCCATCCCCAGCAcagcccccaccccctccaCACCATCACAGcaatacacacacctacacactcCCTTCTGa
- the mtm1 gene encoding myotubularin isoform X1, whose product MELLADVCLLPGEDRIIDKDIIYICPFSGAVKGKVLITNYRLYFKSSDNDVAVTLDIPLGAISRVEKMGGASSRGENSYGLDITCKDMRNLRFALKQEGHSRRDIFELLFRHAFPLSHGLPFFAYVTQEKYEENGWNVYKPIEEFRRQGLPNNKWRITFINKNYELCDTYPTVLTVPFKSKEEDLRRVAAFRSRGRIPVLSWIHRENRAVIVRCSQPLVGMSGKRNKDDERYLDLIREANDTTKLTIYDARPNVNAVANKATGGGYEGDEYQNTELIFLDIQNIHVMRESLKKLKDIVYPNVEESHWLSSLESTHWLEHVKLVLSGAIQVADKVSSGNSVVVHCSDGWDRTAQLTSLAMLMLDSHYRTLRGFQVLIEKEWISFGHKFASRIGHGDKNHADQDRSPIFVQFIDCVWQMTKQFPTAFEFNERLLLTILDHLYSCRFGTFLYNCESARDQHDVRSKTVSMWSLVNSKMDIYLNPFYTPESGRVLYPVASMRHLELWVTYYIRWNPRIRQQQQSPVEQRYKELLALRDEYLKKLEELQLSDSTPSTHLANSPIPIPSTAPTPSTPSQQYTHLHTPF is encoded by the exons ATAAAGACATCATCTACATCTGTCCATTCAGTGGTGCTGTGAAAGGCAAAGTGTTGATCACCAACTATAGACTCTACTTCAAGAGCTCAGATAAT GATGTGGCAGTGACGCTGGACATTCCTTTGGGTGCCATTAGTCGGGTCGAGAAGATGGGTGGAGCTTCAAGCAGAGGTGAAAACTCCTACGGCCTGGATATCACctgcaag GACATGAGAAATTTGAGGTTTGCTTTGAAGCAGGAGGGCCACAGCAGACGAGATATCTTTGAGCTCCTCTTCAGACATGCTTTCCCCCTCTCACATGGTCTG CCCTTCTTTGCATATGTGACTCAAGAGAAGTACGAGGAGAATGGTTGGAATGTCTACAAACCCATAGAGGAGTTCAGACGCCAG GGGTTACCTAATAACAAGTGGCGTATTACATTCATCAATAAGAACTATGAGCTGTGTGACACCTACCCCACTGTATTGACTGTACCCTTTAAAAGTAAAGAGGAGGACCTCAGAAGAGTGGCTGCCTTCAGGTCAAGAGGACGGATACCG GTTCTATCATGGATCCACAGAGAGAACCGGGCAGTGATTGTCCGCTGCAGTCAGCCTCTGGTTGGCATGTCTGGCAAAAGGAACAAGGATGACGAGCGCTACCTGGACCTGATCAGGGAGGCAAACGACACTACCAAGCTCACCATATATGACGCCAGGCCCAACGTCAACGCAGTGGCCAACAAG GCCACTGGAGGAGGCTACGAGGGTGATGAGTACCAAAACACAGAACTCATCTTCTTGGACATCCAGAATATCCACGTCATGAGAGAATCCCTGAAGAAACTCAAAGACATCGTCTACCCCAATGTGGAGGAATCACACTGGCTGTCCAGTCTAGAGTCTACACACTGGCTAGAACATGTTAAG CTGGTGTTGTCAGGAGCCATCCAAGTAGCAGACAAGGTTTCCAGCGGAAACTCAGTGGTGGTTCACTGTAGTGATGGCTGGGACCGAACTGCTCAGCTCACATCTCTGGCCATGCTGATGCTGGACAGTCACTACCGCACACTCAGAGGATTCCAG GTGCTGATTGAGAAGGAATGGATCAGCTTTGGGCACAAATTTGCCTCA AGGATAGGTCATGGTGACAAGAACCATGCAGATCAGGACAGATCACCCATCTTTGTTCAGTTCATTGACTGTGTATGGCAGATGACTAAGCAG TTTCCTACAGCCTTTGAGTTTAATGAGCGCCTCCTGCTTACAATCCTGGATCATCTCTACAGCTGTCGCTTTGGGACTTTCCTCTACAACTGTGAGAGTGCACGAGACCAGCAT GACGTGAGGTCAAAGACAGTGTCTATGTGGTCTCTGGTCAACAGTAAGatggacatttatttaaacCCCTTCTACACCCCTGAGTCTGGCAGGGTCCTCTACCCTGTTGCCAGCATGCGTCACCTAGAGCTGTGGGTAACATACTACATCCGCTGGAACCCACGCATACGACAACAG CAGCAGAGTCCTGTGGAGCAGCGCTACAAGGAGCTGTTGGCCCTAAGAGACGAGTACTTGAAGAAGCTGGAGGAGTTGCAGCTGTCTGACTCCACTCCTTCCACTCATCTGGCTAACAGCCCTATCCCCATCCCCAGCAcagcccccaccccctccaCACCATCACAGcaatacacacacctacacactcCCTTCTGa